From the Polaribacter huanghezhanensis genome, the window GATAACCTCTCTTGTAATTTGCTAAGGTTTTATTCCAGCCAAGTGTTACGCCATTGCTTCCATAAAACTTTAAAGAATCTGACTTCCAATACCCTTGCATAAATCCTTCTAAGTCGTGTTTAGACCAAGCGATTTGTTGTAAATCCAGAATTGCTAGAATGTCTTTTTTATCTTGCTCTTCTGTAGAAGTTACGCAAGAAGAAAGTAGTAAAATAGTTGCGAAAAGGAATAGCATTTTTTTCATAAATAAGTATTTTATAATAAGTAAGATACTAAAAGTAAGGTTTATATTTTAGTTTGCTGTTTCATAAAATCTTCAGCAAATATTTTACGCAAGTAAAAAAGGACTTCTACTGCATCTTTTTTTGTGAAAACTAGTGGCGGCTTTATTTTTAAGACATTGTGATCTGGGCCATCGGTACTCATTAAAATTCCGTGATCTTTCATTCTATTTGCCAAATAATCGGTTTGTGCTGCTAACGGATTTAGTCTTGAATCCGTCAATTCAATTCCAAGAAACAATCCTTGTCCGCGGACATCGCCAATAATTGGAAATTCTGTAGCTAATTTTTTTAATTCAGTTTTTAAAAATTCTCCAACTTCTAATGCATTTTCTTGTAATTTTTCTCGCTTTACGGT encodes:
- a CDS encoding YybH family protein, giving the protein MKKMLFLFATILLLSSCVTSTEEQDKKDILAILDLQQIAWSKHDLEGFMQGYWKSDSLKFYGSNGVTLGWNKTLANYKRGYPTPDHSGTLQFKINDISKINEGAYFVMGEFHLTRNVGNANGIFMIIFKKINGEWKIIADTSA